The Xenopus laevis strain J_2021 chromosome 7S, Xenopus_laevis_v10.1, whole genome shotgun sequence genome includes a window with the following:
- the nbl1.S gene encoding neuroblastoma suppressor of tumorigenicity 1-like has product MMIWFLIGFLLPLAIFAPPPPINRLALFPDKNAWCEAKNITQIVGHSGCESKSIQNRACLGQCFSYSVPNTFPQSTESLIHCDSCMPIDSVWDVVTLECPDNEDFPRVDKLVEKILQCSCQACGKEGAMFNVYLNTAEDSPAESLGHHQHRPPAREDDLPAQSEREGESEE; this is encoded by the exons ATGATGATCTGGTTTCTGATTGGCTTCCTTCTCCCACTGGCAATTTTTGCACCCCCCCCACCCATCAACCGATTGGCGCTGTTCCCAGATAAAAATGCCTGGTGTGAAGCCAAAAACATCACTCAGATTGTGGGGCACAGCGGCTGCGAGTCCAAATCCATCCAGAACAG AGCCTGCCTGGGTCAGTGTTTCAGTTACAGTGTCCCCAATACATTTCCTCAGTCTACAGAGTCGTTGATCCATTGTGACTCCTGCATGCCCATTGATTCCGTTTGGGATGTG GTGACCCTGGAGTGTCCGGACAATGAGGATTTCCCGCGGGTGGACAAATTGGTGGAGAAGATCTTGCAGTGCAGTTGTCAGGCGTGTGGGAAGGAGGGGGCCATGTTTAATGTGTATCTGAACACGGCAGAAGACTCgccagcagaaagcctggggcacCATCAGCATCGGCCTCCGGCGCGGGAAGACGATTTACCAGCCCAGTCGGAGCGGGAAGGGGAAAGTGAAGAGTGA